Genomic window (Alnus glutinosa chromosome 9, dhAlnGlut1.1, whole genome shotgun sequence):
ACTTGTTGCTTctgttgctgctgctgttgctgTCGATGATCAAATGGGTTCTCAAAATTCTGGCTTGTTTCGACATTGAAACGGCGGCTAGTTTCGAACTCAAAGTCATCACCGAAAGAGGAATTTGCATCTTCATATGTTCTTGGTGATGGAGGCTCTGTTTCAAATCCAAACAAAGCACTTAACCCTCTGCCGGTAGGACTAGTTGGCACGCTGTAGAAGTACATGTTGCTCTCTTGGTTCCCCACGTAGGAAAAATCCTTTGGCCTCTCCATTGAgtagagaagaaaatgaagaaaaaaaaagtgtgtttaTAATGGGTATACCTTGGAAAAGGGATAGAGTGTAGAGCTTTTTGCTCCGGAAGTAAAGGAAACCTTGTCATATATATGAAGAGCTGGTCTCCATCATCCAAGGTAATCTTCAAAGcatatcatattatcatgtcCTTTTCTACACTGAAGATATATGGGTGATGATCATTTTTTTATAGCTATCTTACTTTTTTAGGAGTTTATAAAATTATCCCTAATCTTGGTGCTTTTGCCATTCATCCACGACCAAATGTATGTCTTTTTGtgtttagcatatatatatcagtAACTCACTGTTCATGGTGCTTAGCCTTGTAATCTTTTCATTGATTATTCTATTTGTTTTGCCtgttatgtaatatatatatagcgtgCAAAACAACAAAGAGAATCAGACATCCAAGCCTTGATTTGCCCAAGATCTTCAGGTGAGCTGATTGAGTCACGGATCGAGCTGCAGGATTGTGGTTGAACCATGAATCCAACCAATCCTATATGTTGGCTCGTGACAGTCCCTCACAAGTCACAGCAAAAGGAAccatgtgataaaaaaaaaaaaaaaagaaagaaagaaagaaagaaagaaagaaaagaaataggcAATCAGTCAACATTGAGAGCAACTATTTACACCTCCCATGTGGATATTACAGTCACTAGTTAATTAGTATAATCAAATCTCAAATTACCTTTCTCATCAATAGGTTAactttcatattatattaaaattttaaaatttgtttccttGGTTAAGTGATATGTAGGTATTCAAATTCTTACCATCACGGAATTGAGATTTTTCATGGAACGACCATAATATGAATGAGAGGTCAAACCTAATTtttaagcctatatatataagggttaaatacctttttagtccctaagttttagaaactttattttttagtccctgagtttcaatttgcattacagttgatatctcagttttgtgaaatgaccgaataagtacctcggttaacttctccgtccaaaaactaaccggctgccacgtgtcaatctcagagtttgacacgtggcactatataaaaaaattaaaaattaaaaatctttaaaaatgaattaaaaaaataatattaaaaattaaattaaaattttttttgaaaaaacaaggGTTGGCTGCCACCCCCCTTGGcaaccatgggggtggccggccacccccttggccggtctagggtggccgaaccaccccacgacaaaacaaaaaaaaaaaaaaaaaaaaaattgagatcgGTTTTAATTGGCCCTTggggcggccacccccaatagggtggttcggccaccccagacctgagccaccccttgtttttttcaTGGAAGGACCATAATATGAATGAGAGGTCAAACCTAATTTTtaggtctatatatataaaagagaaggTTTTAAAACTAGCTAGGCAACCGGTGAAAAATAACCCCAATTCTCTATAAAGTTGTACACGTCAatgaaaaatatgtaaaaaatttCCCAATAAAGTGTGACCCATATGCTAGATGATATTTAGTGTGGGTTTATTAATCACAAATTTAAGACGTTAggtaatttatttcaaataagaaattatttgtggAATTGATAtcagaattaatttttatttagactCTTATTcctggcctataaataaagagcaCGTGTTCCATCAATATGGGCTTGAAAGCACAATTAGGCCTAGCCATAGGTTAGAAGATATCTCTCTCttctaaaatattttcagatttATGCTGCCAAGGCTATTGGATCAATTCACTTGAAAGAATATGACTGAAGGTAATTATGAATCCTTGTAACAAAGCAGTAAAGCTCCCAAATCTTCCACAATCCTATGTGGTTTTTTTGGTGGGGGAGGGGTCGCCGGGGGTTCTTTCTCATTCTCTTAGtctatgtttttattaataaggCACTAAACTTCTTCTCGCGTGTGCTAAGTGATTATATTTTCACTTTGCTTAGAACTTTAGAGGATTTTAATCATTAGATTTGTCAATGGAAAACTGTGATCATGTTGTAGAAAATTACAACTTTATGGACTAATAGCAAGCTAAACAATATGAATCTATGAACTTTCAATTTGACTAAttaaaaggtaaaatgagaatttataaaactaccaagctagaaaaataaattttggcaaaattcaaaatttaacaaGGCAAGGAAAAACTGTAGATTAGTGTTCTATGACGACAGAAGGGTTTTGGGCCATAAGCAAAAAGGAAGGTTGAAAGCAAATACAatagaagatgaaagaaaactGACATATATAGTAGAATGCAAAGAGAAGAAAgctgagagagaagagaagtaGCTAGGGAAGATCGACTGGTGCTGAATGCAGAAAGTTAGAGCATTTGGGAAGAGCTCCACAAGGAAAGCAGTAGTCTGATCCAGTAACTGAACAGATTTCAAGTTCATCAGTCTCTTTTTCCATTCAAGTCTCACCTAACATTATTCTAAAAGAAAGAATTAGcaatcttctctctctctctctctctctctctctctcattttcacCTAATTCCCCTACTAGACCTTTGCGGAACAAGTGTGAATTCCCTCTTGCCCatgctattattttttttaaaaaaataaaataaaattgtaagtacatcaaagaagaacaaaaaaaagaaagaaagaaagaagaaaggccaAACAACTCAATAATAAGCCCCAAAACAACCATAGtaaatagaaataataaaaaaaaagaacgcaTTAAATGAATGACGTGACTCTACAGATTCTTGACACAAACACTAAGAAAAGTAGCCATCATTAGAAGCAATTAGACAAAGCGTGATAGATGCATGACTATCGCAAGACCCTTTAACTATATCCGAACTTAAAGTACAAGAGATGCAGATAGGAGCTTAACCTTCGAAATATCCTTCAATCCTACAAAGCAGATATGGACATGATCCTCAAAATATCCTTCAACCCTACCTTAACACCAGTTAAGTAAtaacaatagcaaaaaaaaaaaaaaaaaaaaaaaaagcacaaataaatcatcaaacccaaaaaccaGCAGCACCAACAACGAAAATGGCAAAGACGAGGATGATGGCTAGGTGAAGGCGCGTGAGGTGGCGATGGGGAGTGGGAGGCAACAGCGGGGACAAAAAGATTTATGTTGTTGTAATAGCGACTAATACTTGTTTTTATAGTTTGGGATATGAGTTGCCTCTTGCCCATTTTGGATCCATCTTACTTTGcatagtttttgttttaacgtttcaattttattttattttattttattttatttttttgtttataataatttgctttaaaaatcacatttaaagaaaaaaaaaatcatatattttttccttcgAATGATTTCAAATTCTTGGAGATCCTTTGATAAGATTTAGagattttattcatttatttacatATCCATTCATGTAATTTGCAAAAGgaaatatcttttattttttaacatattttggTAAAGTTCACGTACCCCTTttaaactactactcaattgacaatgttctctttaaacttttaatttagaCAATGTTCttttcaaactattaaaaattgtcGGTGTTCTCTTAAcgatgaaaatacccttaataaattaaaaaaaattaaaaaaaattaaaaaaaataaaactataaaagaTTAGAAcagaaataacataaaaatcaaggatgaccaaatttacaaattaaaagaaaattttcaaaagtttttgtattttttttttcttaaattaaaatttttgttttttttttttaagaaattaaaaattttcatttaaaaaaaaaatcgttaaaaaaaaaaaacatgtaaagtACAATCCTCACTCAACTGACAACTCTGTTATGAAGTCTCTCCCTCTGTCTCTGGGAGTTTTGGGGTTTTTGATGGAATGGAGTCCCTTCAAATCAGAGCACACCAGCAACCAACGCCAGCCTATTTCATGAACTCACTCTCCTCCAAACTCAAACCAACCTTCTACTCCTCCAAACTCAAAGCCTTCTTCTGTACCTCTTCTCTAACTCCACTCACTTCCGACCAACCTCCAATTCTTTCTCCAAGAAAAGCAAAAACTGCTCTTTCACGTAACGGTGTTAGGGACAGGGTTGTTAAGGACACCGCTGCCCAGCTCAAGGAGAACTGGTTGGATTCCCTCACCTGCCCTTGTCCCCATGGGTCCGACCCTTTGAATGGCAATGGGACCAATGCGGCTTTGGATTGGGTTGTGGGCATCGACCCAGATCTTAATGGCGCATTGGCGCTCTTGAAAAGCGTCGAGTCCGGTTCTTCTGCTCAGGTAAGTAAATGGGTTgccttcaattttcaattttttcttaaaggaTATTTTTCTTcgaaaaatttaagaaatatatTGTTTTGCTCTTCTGGGTGGGTATATATATTGACCAAAGTGTTTAATGTGGGAAGTTGGTGTAGAATAGTTTTGGTCCTTATTGACAATCCATGCTTGCGTTCTAAAAGAGCATTTAGGTAGACCAAGCATGTTGTTATGGCACGCCAAGAGAGTTTACACTTATGATGTCAATTTGGGATTTTGAATTGTGCAGTGCTGAAGATGGATTTTGATGAGAAATGGAGTTggacattctttttttcttttcattcattTGCGTCTTATGATGGTTATTTTGGTAGCTCTGGAGCTTTCTTATTCATTATGGTTGTTTTTCTCTTGACCCTTGTAGAGGCCTATTATTCCATATCTTTGCTTTGTAGATAATAACTTTGTATTTTGTGAACGATACAGTGTGATTTGGAATACCATTTACTTATGTagtatattttgaattttgtgagAAAGAAATGCTAGACCTTTGAGGGGGTCAagtttcatttattaaattaaagttTGTTCTTGATATCACTTTTTGGGGCATCGGCGAGATCTAATTGTTATTCTTTCCCTTCtccttataattattttaatccCTTGAAGATTAGGACTTAGATAGGGTTCCATTGAcccctttgtgcttttagaattgATTTCTCACTTATGAATGAAAAACAAAAGGCGTTTGCTGTGGATTATGATTATAAGGTGGGTTCTCTTACATTATCTGTGTCGGGCTTCCTTGGATTCAAGTTGTAAAGAAGTAGGATTGTATGACTACAGAACTGCTTACCCTTCTTTCGTAAGGTGGTCTTCATGCTACTGATGAAAGTTTGTAAGATAAGTGAGCCAATCTTGAGCAAAGTACTGTTTTGATTTGCTTAGTTATTTGATCTAAATAGTCGTGCTACTCAAAATTAGTTTAGAAAGCTAGCTCAAAGTCAATCATAGATTAGTGACCTGGGCTTGAGCAGCAATCACTACTTGGCTTAACCTGGCTTGTTTACATTCCTGGTAGGGAGTCAGTTCTGGGACTTTTCTGTTTTTACTTTGAATAGAAAGCATAATCGAACAACCATAGAAGTGGTTTTTTAAATCAAGCACCattggttttttaataaaattcgactacttgtataaaaaaaattgggcaacCATAGAAGTAGAAATTAAAAACAgaaacacattttaaaattgaaaggAATATTGTGTAATCAAGACAGATTGCTTCATCTACTTGtaggtttcttttttctttatttcttttttatgtcaGAATCATTAATCTGTATTTCTCAGCATCACTTCTGAAAAAAGCTGTATGTGGAGtgtttattattactttttaaattaaaggcatggtttttctttttagttcaTTTCATCACAAGGGCTTTATGGTCACTAGTACTGTCCCCAATTGGGGAATACTGGGAAATGCCCACAACAATTATAGAGATGGTGGCAACAGTTGCTACAAGATTTGGTGTAAAATACTACCTTGCATCACATGGCCTACGTGGCAAGAGCGCAATCTTTCAATGGTGTGAGCTTAATTTGAATGTTTTTAACTCTTTATTTCTAAAATCATATATGATTGGATGAGTACCTTTAGTAGTATCTCttatcattctttttttaaccTTCTTCCATTTTTACTATGTCACTCCAGTGTACTTGGcttatttctcattttcttcagtaaaattttgattactttctaaaaatgaaaagaacatCTAATAAGATCTGGGTGAATGACCTCTCAAATtgttttaaatgataaaaaagaaaaaagaaaaacgaaaatcccattttattaatttttcatgCCTTTTATGGCtataattttcttgtttgtaGTGGCAGTTCTGCACTTTTCAGTCGTGTTTTTTCATGAGAAGAAATTCAACCTATCATGTTTAGGTGTTTTATTTGCTTTTGGTTTTATTACTTGCTACTTTTTCTGGTGCAATAACACTGTTTACAGGCCCAGTGGACCAGAAGTTTCTCAGGCTCAAATATATACTTCTctgattataattattattattggtctAATGCTACAGGTATTTGACTCTCCACACTTGCAAG
Coding sequences:
- the LOC133877803 gene encoding Holliday junction resolvase MOC1, chloroplastic-like isoform X2 translates to MESLQIRAHQQPTPAYFMNSLSSKLKPTFYSSKLKAFFCTSSLTPLTSDQPPILSPRKAKTALSRNGVRDRVVKDTAAQLKENWLDSLTCPCPHGSDPLNGNGTNAALDWVVGIDPDLNGALALLKSVESGSSAQVFDSPHLQVLVGKRVRRRLDVKSIVQLLRSLDAPFGTTAYIEQSIPYPQDGKQGWWSGGFGYGLWIGVLVASGFSVVPVPSRSWKNEFELSGRSSSKDDSRRVASTLFPTLSPLLKRKKDHELSRTVCKDSMIFASLENPTKNYQEVTP
- the LOC133877803 gene encoding Holliday junction resolvase MOC1, chloroplastic-like isoform X3, encoding MESLQIRAHQQPTPAYFMNSLSSKLKPTFYSSKLKAFFCTSSLTPLTSDQPPILSPRKAKTALSRNGVRDRVVKDTAAQLKENWLDSLTCPCPHGSDPLNGNGTNAALDWVVGIDPDLNGALALLKSVESGSSAQVFDSPHLQVLVGKRVRRRLDVKSIVQLLRSLDAPFGTTAYIEQSIPYPQDGKQDDSRRVASTLFPTLSPLLKRKKDHGRAEALLIAAYGKGLKKLNSSCILEELVP
- the LOC133877803 gene encoding Holliday junction resolvase MOC1, chloroplastic-like isoform X1, which produces MESLQIRAHQQPTPAYFMNSLSSKLKPTFYSSKLKAFFCTSSLTPLTSDQPPILSPRKAKTALSRNGVRDRVVKDTAAQLKENWLDSLTCPCPHGSDPLNGNGTNAALDWVVGIDPDLNGALALLKSVESGSSAQVFDSPHLQVLVGKRVRRRLDVKSIVQLLRSLDAPFGTTAYIEQSIPYPQDGKQGWWSGGFGYGLWIGVLVASGFSVVPVPSRSWKNEFELSGRSSSKDDSRRVASTLFPTLSPLLKRKKDHGRAEALLIAAYGKGLKKLNSSCILEELVP